A genomic segment from Myxococcota bacterium encodes:
- a CDS encoding metallophosphoesterase: protein MLRWLWLVPAIAVFGALAFLTHGYVVERMVREAGLAEPLATWLGAGVWFGLALIVAQPLAERLAPRAVGRAVAVPAYLWMGVLFLLIVALAASDAVLALGVRAAHAAGAVATATPAVGAERAAVVATVVLAAAALGVRNALRGPRDVRVELVLARWPRELDGYRIVQVSDVHIGPMLGARFAREIARRVNALAPDLVAVTGDLVDGRADHLADEVAPLAALRARDGVFFVTGNHDFYSGADVWSRRVEELGMRALRNEAVLVERAGARFALAGVDDHRAAMLPGEGGEDLDRALEGVSPSDALVLLAHDPSTFARAHAMGVDLQLSGHTHGGQIWPFRWLVRLAVPFVEGVHRRGAAQLYVSRGTGFWGPPMRLGAPAEITELVLRAPAAGSGARAAGN, encoded by the coding sequence ATGCTTCGTTGGCTCTGGCTCGTTCCGGCGATCGCGGTCTTCGGCGCGCTCGCCTTCCTGACGCACGGCTACGTCGTCGAGCGCATGGTGCGCGAGGCCGGCCTCGCCGAGCCGCTCGCCACGTGGCTCGGGGCGGGCGTGTGGTTCGGGCTCGCGCTGATCGTCGCGCAGCCGCTCGCCGAGCGTCTCGCGCCGCGCGCCGTCGGGCGCGCCGTCGCCGTTCCCGCCTACCTGTGGATGGGCGTGCTGTTCCTGCTGATCGTCGCGCTCGCCGCGTCGGACGCGGTGCTCGCGCTCGGCGTGCGCGCGGCGCACGCGGCCGGCGCCGTCGCGACCGCGACGCCCGCGGTCGGCGCCGAGCGCGCGGCGGTCGTCGCCACCGTCGTGCTCGCGGCCGCGGCCCTCGGGGTGCGCAACGCGCTGCGCGGGCCGCGCGACGTGCGCGTCGAGCTCGTGCTCGCGCGCTGGCCGCGCGAGCTCGACGGCTACCGCATCGTCCAGGTGAGCGACGTCCACATCGGCCCGATGCTCGGCGCGCGCTTCGCTCGCGAGATCGCGCGGCGCGTGAACGCGCTCGCGCCCGACCTCGTCGCGGTGACGGGCGACCTCGTCGATGGCCGCGCCGACCACCTCGCCGACGAGGTCGCGCCGCTCGCCGCCTTGCGCGCGCGCGACGGCGTCTTCTTCGTCACCGGGAACCACGACTTCTACTCGGGCGCCGACGTCTGGTCGCGGCGCGTCGAGGAGCTGGGCATGCGCGCGCTCCGCAACGAGGCCGTCCTGGTCGAGCGCGCGGGTGCGCGCTTCGCGCTCGCGGGCGTCGACGACCACCGCGCCGCGATGCTCCCGGGCGAGGGCGGCGAGGACCTCGACCGCGCGCTCGAGGGCGTGTCTCCGTCCGACGCGCTCGTGCTGCTCGCGCACGACCCGTCGACGTTCGCGCGCGCGCACGCGATGGGCGTCGACCTCCAGCTCTCGGGCCACACGCACGGCGGGCAGATCTGGCCGTTCCGCTGGCTCGTGCGCCTCGCCGTGCCCTTCGTCGAGGGCGTCCACCGGCGCGGCGCGGCGCAGCTGTACGTGAGCCGGGGGACGGGCTTCTGGGGGCCGCCGATGCGGCTCGGCGCCCCGGCGGAGATCACGGAGCTCGTGCTGCGCGCGCCCGCCGCTGGCAGCGGCGCGCGCGCCGCAGGAAACTGA
- a CDS encoding acyl-CoA dehydrogenase family protein, which translates to MIEWSEQHLLIRDAVRRFIEAEIVPNLDELEHGDLPPYDILRKLYATFGIDELNRARFAKMIEKAKSGGADAAPRSDEERGDRSDGAAMQLIPIIELCRYCPGMVTAMGVSVGLTGSAVMSKGTIEQKERWGLDLLTFAKVGAWAITEPGSGSDAFGGMKASARREGDEFVLNGSKTFITNGPHADTIVFICKLDEAGVDPRDRRILNFVLDRGMPGLEQSKPLRKMGMHSSPTGELFLNDVRVGMDRLLGGEKALEKGSGRSSAKDTFQTERSGVAAMALGIVERCLELSVAYAKERVQFGQPIGQFQLIQDKLARMEVARVNLQNLVFRVIEGAAVGRPMTLAEASAMKLYAARAAVEVSMEAVQVFGGNGYMSEYRVEQLARDAKVLQIYAGTDEMQIRAIALDLLKG; encoded by the coding sequence ATGATCGAATGGAGCGAGCAGCACCTCCTGATCCGCGACGCCGTGCGTCGCTTCATCGAGGCGGAGATCGTCCCGAACCTCGACGAGCTCGAGCACGGCGACCTGCCGCCCTACGACATCCTGCGCAAGCTCTACGCGACGTTCGGCATCGACGAGCTCAACCGCGCGCGCTTCGCGAAGATGATCGAGAAGGCGAAGTCGGGCGGCGCCGACGCGGCGCCGCGCAGCGACGAGGAGCGCGGCGATCGCAGCGACGGCGCCGCGATGCAGCTCATCCCGATCATCGAGCTCTGTCGCTACTGCCCGGGCATGGTGACGGCGATGGGCGTCTCGGTCGGGCTCACGGGCAGCGCGGTGATGTCGAAGGGCACGATCGAGCAGAAGGAGCGCTGGGGGCTCGACCTGCTCACGTTCGCGAAGGTGGGCGCCTGGGCGATCACCGAGCCCGGCTCCGGCTCCGACGCGTTCGGCGGCATGAAGGCGAGCGCCCGGCGCGAAGGCGACGAGTTCGTGCTGAACGGCTCGAAGACCTTCATCACGAACGGGCCCCACGCGGACACGATCGTGTTCATCTGCAAGCTCGACGAGGCGGGTGTCGACCCGCGCGACCGCCGCATCCTGAACTTCGTGCTCGACCGCGGCATGCCCGGCCTCGAGCAGTCGAAGCCGCTCCGCAAGATGGGCATGCACTCGTCGCCGACCGGCGAGCTCTTCCTGAACGACGTGCGCGTCGGAATGGACCGCCTGCTCGGTGGCGAGAAGGCACTCGAGAAGGGGTCGGGGCGCTCGAGCGCGAAGGACACCTTCCAGACCGAGCGCAGCGGCGTCGCCGCGATGGCGCTCGGCATCGTCGAGCGGTGCCTCGAGCTGTCGGTCGCGTACGCGAAGGAGCGCGTCCAGTTCGGGCAGCCGATCGGGCAGTTCCAGCTCATCCAGGACAAGCTCGCGCGCATGGAGGTCGCGCGCGTGAACCTGCAGAACCTCGTCTTCCGCGTGATCGAGGGGGCGGCCGTCGGCCGGCCGATGACGCTCGCCGAGGCGTCGGCGATGAAGCTCTACGCCGCGCGCGCCGCCGTCGAGGTGTCGATGGAGGCCGTGCAGGTGTTCGGCGGGAACGGGTACATGTCCGAGTACCGCGTCGAGCAGCTCGCGCGCGATGCCAAGGTGCTGCAGATCTACGCCGGCACCGACGAGATGCAGATCCGCGCGATCGCGCTCGACCTGCTCAAGGGATAG
- a CDS encoding secondary thiamine-phosphate synthase enzyme YjbQ, with protein MPVERLRIEVPGRGLREITREVGAAVARAGVAEGLCTVFVRHTSASLVIQENADPSAARDLEAFLDRLVPEGDALFTHTAEGADDMPAHVKSALTATSVAIPVLGGRLGLGTWQGVFLWEHRRRRGAREVLVHTGV; from the coding sequence GTGCCGGTCGAGCGGCTGCGCATCGAGGTGCCCGGCCGCGGCCTCCGGGAGATCACGCGCGAGGTCGGCGCCGCCGTCGCGCGCGCGGGCGTCGCGGAGGGGCTCTGCACGGTCTTCGTGCGCCACACGTCGGCGAGCCTCGTGATCCAGGAGAACGCCGACCCGTCGGCCGCCCGCGACCTCGAAGCGTTCCTCGACCGCCTCGTCCCGGAAGGCGACGCCCTGTTCACGCATACGGCCGAAGGTGCGGACGACATGCCGGCCCACGTGAAGTCCGCTCTCACTGCAACCTCCGTGGCCATCCCGGTGTTAGGCGGGAGGCTCGGCCTCGGGACGTGGCAGGGCGTGTTCCTGTGGGAGCACCGCCGGAGGCGGGGCGCACGCGAGGTGCTGGTCCACACGGGCGTGTGA
- a CDS encoding FKBP-type peptidyl-prolyl cis-trans isomerase, which produces MIPRPLVAVLALALGSFVAAASFAADGPPKTDEEKTLYFLGTLAARNLAPFALSADELAVVQRGMRDALAGNAMDLDGQTYGPRIRELMQSRASAAAAVEKQASQAFLDAEARKPGVRRLESGVLVDELRAGTGDQPTVSDTVVVHYHGTLRDGSVFDSSVERGQPFRTPLAGVVKCWQDGVTTMRVGGKSRLLCPSDVAYGDAGAPPAIKGGAALVFEVELLEIVK; this is translated from the coding sequence ATGATCCCGCGCCCGCTCGTTGCCGTGCTCGCACTCGCCCTCGGATCGTTCGTCGCAGCCGCGTCGTTCGCCGCCGATGGCCCGCCGAAGACCGACGAGGAGAAGACGCTCTACTTCCTCGGCACGCTCGCCGCGCGCAACCTCGCGCCGTTCGCGCTCAGCGCCGACGAGCTCGCGGTGGTGCAGCGCGGCATGCGCGACGCCCTGGCGGGGAATGCGATGGACCTCGACGGGCAGACGTACGGCCCGCGCATCCGGGAGCTGATGCAGTCGCGCGCGAGCGCGGCGGCCGCCGTCGAGAAGCAGGCTTCGCAGGCCTTCCTCGACGCCGAGGCGCGCAAGCCCGGCGTGCGCAGGCTCGAGAGCGGCGTGCTCGTCGACGAGCTCCGCGCCGGAACCGGCGACCAGCCGACCGTGAGCGACACCGTGGTCGTCCACTACCACGGCACGCTGCGCGACGGCAGCGTCTTCGATTCGTCGGTCGAGCGCGGCCAGCCGTTCCGCACGCCGCTCGCGGGCGTCGTGAAGTGCTGGCAGGACGGCGTCACCACGATGCGCGTCGGCGGGAAGAGCCGCCTGCTGTGCCCGTCGGACGTCGCCTACGGCGACGCCGGCGCCCCTCCCGCCATCAAGGGCGGCGCCGCGCTCGTGTTCGAGGTCGAGCTGCTCGAGATCGTGAAGTAG
- the uvrA gene encoding excinuclease ABC subunit UvrA, with the protein MELDHVHIKGAREHNLKSVEVRIPKRKLVVLTGVSGSGKSSLAFDTLYAEGQRRYVESLSAYARQFLGQMDKPKYDTIRGLSPTISIEQKTTGTNPRSTVGTITEISDYLRVLWARVGEQHCTRCGERVAGQTAEQIANELLGLPDGARLTLLAPLLVNRKGEHRELLEDARRRGFVRLRVDGEVVLAEETQALDKRRKHHVEAVVDRLVVARGARAPKARLVESVETALAVGAGTLIASVGDGARAEDRTFTESAACGACGLSFPELTPQAFSFNSPQGMCAECNGLGVRVEIDPDLVVPDPSLTLDQGAVKPWGGELSTKTSWSGLRTQILRQLGIPFDVPFAKLTRKQRETLLHGAGERTFRVKWQGKKGDKAEFVQTWEGALPRLMRRFRETTSERAKRYFAQFLADRPCSACEGTRLRVESRAVRVDARSIVDVSRLTVDDALAFFDGLALAGAAKQIAAELVKEIRARLHFLASVGLGYLSLDRAGPTLSGGEAQRIRLASQVGSDLTGVIYILDEPSIGLHQRDNARLLGTLERMRDIGNTVVVVEHDEETIRAADRVIDFGPGAGVAGGEIVFDGTPKQLERAKHSLTGAYLSGRMRIETPRERRRASGSIKVVGARANNLRDVDVELPLGVLTAVTGVSGAGKSTLVNDILFPALARKLHDAQRPVGAHRAIHGLAQLDKVIDIDQRPIGRTPRSNPATYIKVFDEIRGFFAQLPEARVHGYKPGRFSFNVKGGRCESCEGDGVRRIEMHFLPDVYVRCEACQGRRFNEATLQVRYKGHSIADVLELTVAEALVHFAAHPRIAPPLELLQQVGLDYLHLGQPSPTLSGGEAQRIKLARELAKRATGRTLYILDEPTTGLHFDDVRKLLAVLQQLVDAGNSVVVIEHNLDVIRCADWVVDLGPEGGPEGGRIVAQGTPEDVARAAGSHTGRYLRAALADARGRATPRRTRR; encoded by the coding sequence ATGGAGCTCGACCACGTCCACATCAAGGGGGCCCGGGAGCACAACCTCAAGTCCGTCGAGGTGCGCATCCCGAAGCGGAAGCTCGTCGTGCTGACCGGCGTGTCGGGCTCGGGCAAGTCGTCGCTCGCATTCGACACGCTCTACGCCGAGGGGCAGCGTCGCTACGTCGAATCGCTCTCGGCCTACGCCCGGCAGTTCCTCGGGCAGATGGACAAGCCGAAGTACGACACGATCCGCGGCCTCTCTCCGACGATCTCGATCGAGCAGAAGACGACCGGCACGAACCCGCGCTCGACGGTCGGCACGATCACCGAGATCTCGGACTACCTGCGCGTGCTGTGGGCGCGCGTCGGCGAGCAGCACTGCACGCGCTGCGGCGAGCGCGTCGCGGGGCAGACGGCCGAGCAGATCGCGAACGAGCTGCTCGGGCTGCCCGACGGCGCGCGCCTCACGCTGCTCGCGCCGCTCCTCGTCAACCGCAAGGGCGAACACCGCGAGCTGCTCGAGGACGCGCGCCGCAGGGGCTTCGTGCGGCTGCGCGTCGACGGCGAGGTCGTGCTCGCCGAGGAGACGCAGGCGCTCGACAAACGCCGCAAGCACCACGTCGAGGCCGTCGTCGACCGGCTCGTCGTCGCGCGCGGCGCGCGCGCGCCGAAGGCGCGGCTCGTCGAGTCGGTGGAGACCGCGCTCGCCGTCGGAGCGGGCACGCTGATCGCCTCGGTCGGCGACGGCGCGCGCGCGGAGGATCGCACGTTCACCGAGTCGGCCGCGTGCGGCGCGTGCGGGCTCTCGTTCCCCGAGCTCACGCCGCAGGCCTTCTCGTTCAACAGTCCGCAGGGCATGTGCGCCGAGTGCAACGGGCTCGGCGTGCGCGTCGAGATCGACCCCGATCTCGTCGTGCCCGACCCGTCGCTCACGCTCGATCAGGGCGCCGTCAAGCCGTGGGGTGGCGAGCTCTCGACGAAGACGAGCTGGTCGGGGCTGCGCACGCAGATCCTCCGCCAGCTCGGCATTCCGTTCGACGTGCCGTTCGCGAAGCTCACGCGCAAGCAGCGCGAGACGCTGCTGCACGGCGCGGGCGAGCGGACCTTCCGCGTGAAGTGGCAGGGGAAGAAGGGCGACAAGGCCGAGTTCGTCCAGACGTGGGAGGGCGCGCTGCCGCGCCTCATGCGCCGCTTCCGCGAGACGACGAGCGAGCGGGCGAAGCGCTACTTCGCGCAGTTCCTCGCCGATCGGCCGTGCTCGGCGTGCGAGGGCACGCGGCTCCGCGTCGAGAGCCGCGCGGTGCGCGTCGACGCGCGCAGCATCGTCGACGTCTCCCGGCTCACGGTCGACGACGCGCTCGCGTTCTTCGACGGGCTCGCCCTCGCGGGTGCCGCGAAGCAGATCGCCGCCGAGCTCGTGAAGGAGATCCGCGCGCGGCTGCACTTCCTCGCGTCGGTCGGGCTCGGCTACCTCTCGCTCGACCGCGCCGGGCCGACGCTGTCGGGCGGCGAGGCGCAGCGCATCCGGCTCGCGAGCCAGGTGGGCTCCGACCTCACGGGCGTGATCTACATCCTCGACGAGCCCTCGATCGGCCTGCACCAGCGCGACAACGCGCGGCTGCTCGGAACGCTCGAGCGCATGCGCGACATCGGGAACACGGTCGTCGTCGTCGAGCACGACGAAGAGACGATCCGCGCCGCCGACCGAGTGATCGACTTCGGGCCCGGTGCGGGCGTCGCGGGCGGCGAGATCGTGTTCGACGGCACGCCGAAGCAGCTCGAGCGCGCGAAGCACTCGCTCACGGGCGCCTACCTGTCGGGGCGGATGCGCATCGAGACGCCGCGCGAGCGACGCCGGGCGAGTGGATCCATCAAGGTGGTCGGCGCGCGCGCCAACAACCTGCGCGACGTCGACGTCGAGCTCCCGCTCGGCGTGCTCACGGCCGTGACGGGCGTGTCGGGCGCCGGCAAGTCGACGCTCGTGAACGACATCCTCTTCCCCGCGCTCGCGCGGAAGCTCCACGACGCACAGCGGCCGGTCGGCGCGCACCGCGCGATCCACGGCCTCGCGCAGCTCGACAAGGTGATCGACATCGACCAGCGCCCGATCGGGCGCACGCCGCGCAGCAATCCCGCCACCTACATCAAGGTGTTCGACGAGATCCGCGGCTTCTTCGCGCAGCTGCCCGAGGCGCGCGTGCACGGCTACAAGCCCGGTCGCTTCTCGTTCAACGTGAAGGGCGGTCGCTGCGAGTCGTGCGAGGGCGATGGCGTCCGCCGCATCGAGATGCACTTCCTCCCGGACGTGTACGTGCGCTGCGAGGCCTGCCAGGGACGGCGCTTCAACGAGGCCACGCTGCAGGTCCGCTACAAGGGGCACTCGATCGCCGACGTGCTCGAGCTGACCGTCGCGGAGGCGCTCGTGCACTTCGCCGCCCATCCGCGGATCGCGCCGCCGCTCGAGCTGCTGCAGCAGGTCGGGCTCGACTACCTCCATCTGGGCCAGCCGTCGCCGACGCTGTCGGGCGGCGAGGCGCAGCGCATCAAGCTCGCGCGCGAGCTCGCGAAGCGCGCCACGGGCCGCACCCTCTACATCCTCGACGAGCCGACGACGGGCCTGCACTTCGACGACGTCCGCAAGCTGCTCGCCGTGCTGCAGCAGCTCGTCGACGCGGGCAACAGCGTCGTCGTGATCGAGCACAACCTCGACGTGATCCGCTGCGCGGACTGGGTCGTCGACCTCGGGCCCGAGGGCGGCCCGGAAGGCGGACGGATCGTGGCGCAGGGAACGCCCGAGGACGTCGCTCGCGCGGCCGGCTCGCACACGGGCCGCTACCTGCGCGCGGCTCTCGCCGATGCGCGCGGGCGCGCCACACCGCGCCGCACACGCCGCTGA